DNA from Thermoplasma acidophilum DSM 1728:
GCTCAGGAAGGAGAAGAAGAACCTAGGAAAGATCGTGACCATAGAGGCTGGCAAAACTCCATCGGAGGGTGAGGGCGAGATACAGGAGATGATAGACATATCGGATCTGGCCCTCGGGCTTTCAAGGCAGCTTTACGGTCTTACTATAGCCAGCGAACGCCCGTATCACCGCATGTATGAGCAGTGGGTTCCCCTCGGGCCAGTTGCGGTCATAACATCATTCAATTTTCCGGCATCTGTCTGGTCATGGAACGCCTTCATAGCTGCCGTTGACGGTGACGTTGTAATATGGAAGCCATCGTCCAAGGCTGCGCTCACAGCAGTGGCTGTCATGAAGGTTATAGAGCGCGTCCTGAAGAGAAACAATGCTCCAAACATTTTCTTCCTCATGGTCAGCTCCGGTTCAGAGGGCGGAGACTGGATAACGAACGATCCGAGAATACCGCTCGTATCGTTCACCGGATCCGTACCTGTGGGCAAGAAAATATCTGAAAACGTTGCAAAGCGCCTGGGAAAGAGCATACTCGAACTTGGCGGCAACAACGGCGCGATCGTTTCAGACAAGGCAGATATAGACCTCGCACTGAGGGGCGTTGTCTTTGGAGCCCTTGCGACCGCGGGCCAGCGCTGCACAACCACGAGGCGCGTGATCGTACAGGAGAAGATATATGACCAGTTCCTCGAAAAACTAAAGAATGCGTATTCCACGATAAAAGTCGGCGATCCAAGGGAGAAGGGGGTTCTCGTTGGTCCGCTGATAGACGAGGATGCGGTTAAGGACTATGAGCATGCCATAGACCTGGCCATAAAACAGG
Protein-coding regions in this window:
- the amaB gene encoding L-piperidine-6-carboxylate dehydrogenase encodes the protein MKALVEDDLFSKIGLDDVNSGVYDGEWVKPSGKMLTVKSPIDGSEVAKISLATRADYDRLVSRAIEEFKKWRMIPAPKRGLIIREIGDELRKEKKNLGKIVTIEAGKTPSEGEGEIQEMIDISDLALGLSRQLYGLTIASERPYHRMYEQWVPLGPVAVITSFNFPASVWSWNAFIAAVDGDVVIWKPSSKAALTAVAVMKVIERVLKRNNAPNIFFLMVSSGSEGGDWITNDPRIPLVSFTGSVPVGKKISENVAKRLGKSILELGGNNGAIVSDKADIDLALRGVVFGALATAGQRCTTTRRVIVQEKIYDQFLEKLKNAYSTIKVGDPREKGVLVGPLIDEDAVKDYEHAIDLAIKQGGKLIFGGKRITIKGLEGGHYVMPTIIEAKPDMPIVKEETFASILYVMKYRTIEEAIEIHNSVPQGLSSSIFTTDLREEEAFLSPYGSDCGLANVNTSTAGAEIGGAFGGEKDTGGGRESGSDAWKYYMRRQTVTKNWGQTLPLAQDVVFEF